CTTCCAGTATGGCAGAAAAAGTTGGTAATGGAAAGTCTAGCTGACTCGATTTTCATTCGTGGGTTGTGATAAAAATTATCATGGAAGTTTAGGGGGGATTTAGATGCCGGAACCTGCATTACAAAAGCCGCTTCCTGAAGAAGAACAGTATGTAGAGCTCATGCCGGCGGAGAAAAAGCTTATCGGCTGGAGTCTGGGGCTGGGGATAGTCCTTCTGGTTATATTGATTCTGGCCAGTGGAAGCCTTTCCTAGTTAATTGCCCTGGGGGGTTGAACCCCCGGGGCGATAATCTTCCTTTAATGCCTTCACATACTTTGCCAGTTCTTCCTTCCGTCCCTCACTGAGGAGGGCCGTGATGATCTGAACGTGGTTGATGAAGTCGTGGCGCTGGCCTCTAAGGGCGTCGATTTCCCGGCGCATCTCTTCGGCCAGTTTCTCCTGGGCGGACGTAACAGCCTCCCGCTCGGCAAAGCGGAGGATGCGCCAAATATAAAAAAAGGAGAGCAGCGTTGAAACAAGCAGGGTGAATATGGTAACGGCTTCTTGTACCAGTGTAGAAGGGCGTGGCCGTGCAAATACGATTAACTCAGATAAGGTAAATGAAAGCAAAGTAACCTGGATGAGAAGGGGCAAGACCATTTGAAAGGGCATTTTAACCTGATCACTAATACGAAAAATAGTCCAGCGTCGCCTGTGGCCAAGGTAAGCAAGAATGACAAAAGGGATGTTATAAAGAGGAAATACCAGGCGAATCAGGGGAGAAGCATAGTAAACACTCATCGGAATTCTGAAAACAAAGACAAGAACAATGGAAAAAGTTACCTCACCCATTAAGAATATAAAATATAAAGTAAAACCAACAAAGAAGGTCCTTGCGATACTAAAGCCAAAGTAAAACTTAAAAAAAGCCAAAAATGTAATTACCAGCAAGACAATTCGCAATAATTGAGGGAAATAATAAAAAAGTTCAAATGCAATTCCTAAAATTAAAGTGGCAATAACAAATTTCTGCCAGTTTTCCTTAATATCGTATCCATTAAGGATTAAACCCAAAGCCAGTGCAACTCCAACAACGATCAGCCCGTGATAGAGGTGGAGAATAAGATGGATAAACAGCGGGTTGAGTCCACTCATGGCTGGAAAATCACCGCCCGCCGGCTGAAAAATCCCCGGCTTTCAGCCTGTTCCGGCTTAATAGTGAGCGGCTCGACCCAGCACTCACTGTAATCAGAGATATGATTTGGAGAGTGATAACCACATTCGGCTACAGTCCCATACACAGGTGCCTTATGTCAGTGAGTGCCGGGCAAGTCAAACATAGCGAGGCGAAAAGCTCAGGCAAACCCGAGAGAATGGATACCCGGGACCATGTTTTCCTGAGTTTGTTCGGTCTTTTAAAGTTAAGTAAGGAGGCCCTCCTTTAATGCCTTCACATACCTTGCCAGTTCTTCCTTCCGCCCCTCACTGAGGAGGGCCGTAATGATCTGGACGTGGTTGATAAAGTCGTGGCGCTGGCCTCTAAGGATATCAATTTCCCAGCGCATCTCCTCGGCCAGTTTCTCCTGAGCGGCCACAACGGCTTCCCGCTCGGCAAAGCGCAGGACACGCCAGGTTAAGAAAAGTGATAGGAACAATGATATTGTCAGAAGAGCAAAAATTAGCGCCATTAATTTTTGGGTAGATGCATCAAAACGCGCGGCAGAGAAGAATTCGTTGACCGCAATGTAGATCAGAAACATCTGCATGAGCAGAGGTAAGAAGGTCCCCACGGGAATGTTGAGACGGCCGGTCTCCTTAAAGATGCGCCAACGCCGCCGGTAGCTAACGTAAATAAGTATCGCCAAAGGAATAACATATGCCAGCGGGCAAATCACGCGGATCTTAAACGAAGCAAAGTAACTGGCCGGGGTAACGCCGATAAGGTAGACTAAAATAAAAAATGCTGTACTTTCGGCTAGTAAAGCAACAGTTAAAACGCTGAAGGTAACTAAAACCGACTTTTGAATGGTAAAGCCGAAAAAAAACTTTATTGTCCAAAAGAAGAAGACCCATAGCAGAGTGATTCGGAACGTCTGGGGAAGGTGAAAAAATACTACACCGGCAATTCCAAAAATTGTCCCCACCAACAAAACCCGCCGCCAGTTTTGTTTAATGTCATATCCGTTAAGGGTCAAGGCCAGCGCTAAAAAAACTACATTCTCGATGATAAAATTATAGAGAAACAATCCGTAATGAAGCAGTGTCGCGGCCAAACCGGTGCCCATTCACCACCACCGTCCTTACATGCTACACCCCCGGCCACATCACCACAAACCGCGTTCCGTTCGTTTCGTCCGTAAAAACCCGCACCGTACCCATCAGCTTTTCAGCCAGAGTTTTGACTATATGCAGGCCCAGGCCGCTGTGCCCTTCTCCCTTGGTGGTATAGCCGGGCTCGAAAATTTTCTCCAGCGTCTCCGGAACGATGGCCGGACCCCGGTTGCTTACCTCCAATTCCAAAAGAGGTCCGGAACGGTGGATCTTCACCGAGACAATTCTTTCGGATTCCTCCAGAGGAAGAACCGCGTCAAAGGCATTGTCCACCAGGTTGCCGATGATCCGGGCCAGATCGACCGCCTTTGAGCCCAGGCCGGCCAGGGAGGCGGAAATGTCGATATCCAGCCTGATGCGCTTCACATCCGCCTCGGAAACCTTCGCCTTCAACAGGGCACCGACGATGGCGTTGTCCACCTTGAGGACGTTGTTTAAAAAGGTTATTTTAGCACAAACATTTTCGAGGTAGCTTGAGAGGTCTTCCCACCGTTCCTGTTGGACTAAATTGGTAATTTCCTCGATATAGAGATTAAAATCCTGGTTTTGGACCTTGATGGAGCCGGCGAGGCTGACGAAGCTTTGGGCCATGGCCTCCCGGGCGGAAAGGAGGGCCTCTTTTTCGTAAACCTTGACCATCCTGGCGACGATGAAAAAGTTGAGGGCTATGCTGCCGGCAAAGGAGCCAAGAACGAGCAGGTGTTTCGATGTTTGAGCGGGTTGGACCGGATGCTGGAGGAGGTACAGCACAAAGATGGCGACCAGCAGGACCAATTGGAAAAAAGCCAGCAGAACGACGGAGTATTTGCTTTTCTTCACTTCTGAATCATGAGGCAAAAGGCCTCAAATTTCTCCCGGCGCATGGTTACCCTGGCGGGGTAGTTACGGAAAGTCACTTCGTAGGCGCGGTCCGCATAGGGTAAAACCTTTTCCACGCGGTCGATGTTGATAATGAAACTTTTGTGGCAGCGAAAGAACCGGGCGGGGTCAAGCCTTCCCTCGAGAAGGGAAAGCCCCTCCGATGTTTCGTAGAGTCCGGAGTCCGTATGGATGACGCACTTTTTGCCCACTTTTTCTACGAAAAAAATGCTGTCCGTGTCTATGACGATAATCCCGTGTCCGCTTTTGATGGTAAGTTTTGTACGACAATCAGGCCCGCTTTTTGAGCTGCCGCCCGGCCCGGGGTACGGCCGGTGATCTTTACCCCCGGCGGTTCGCATCTCTTTGAAGCGCTTTAACTTGTCAAGTGTTCGCCCAATTCGTTCCCGGTTAAGGGGCTTGATCAGGTAATCAACGGCGTCCAGGTTGAATGCTTCGGCGGCATACTGGGGGTAGGCGGTGATGAAAACGATAAAGACGCCGGGGTGCTGCCTTTGCAGCTGGTGAACAGCCGAAAGGCCGTCAAGCCCGGGCATCTGGATGTCGAGAAAAACGGCGTCCGGCCCGGTATCCTTTACCAGTTTCAGGAGATTCCTGCCATTGCTGGCCTTGCCGACGACAGCGACACCCTCGAATGTGCCCAGTATATCGCTCAACAGGTTGCAGATGGGCTCGTCATCATCGGCAATTACTATCTTTAATACTGAGCCCGTCATAAGGAACCTCCACTGAACAGTATGATTTTATAATATTAAATTTTTAAAGCGATAAACAAAACTTTTTATAGTATTCTCTTCACAGTTTCAAAATCCTTCTTTGACCCGAACCACTCCTAACCAGATCCGCTCAGGTGCTGCTATTAACATCTAAACAATTACCACTTCATCCGGGAATGTAGTTAACCTCTCCAGCCCCTGCTCCCCGACCACAAAGGTATTTTCAATGCCTACCGCCCCCCGGCCCGGGAAAATAAATTTCGGTTCTATGGCCACCACCATACCCGCCTGCAGCTTTTCCTTCACCCCCCGGGCCAGCACGGGCAGCTCGTTCAATTCCAGGCCGATGCCGTGCCCCACAAAACGCACCTGGTCGCCGCAGCCCATAAAGTGTTCCGCCAGACCGGCCCCGGTAGCCATCTCCAGAGCCAGTTCGTACAGTTCCCCGCCGGTTACTCCCGGCCGGGCCGCCGCCACCAGGGCGTTCTGGATGCCTACCGCCGTCTCATGGGCTTTAAACAGGTCTTCAGGCAGGTACCCGAGGGCAAAAACCCGGGTCATGTCCACCTGGTAGCCGTTGACCACCCCTACATAGTCAACCATCACCGGGTCGCCGGGAACAATGGGGTGTTTGCCTACGCCAAAGGGAAAGGCCGGCGTAAAACCGGGCCCGCCCAGGGGGCTGTCAAAGTAACTGGGCACCCCCCCGCTGGGTCCGGCCAGGAGGCAGCCCCAGAAGAACTCCTGGTTAAACCCCCGCACCCGGATCAGCCCCATATGGCCGGCACAGCGGGCCGCCGCCTCCACCCGGGCGGCCAGCTCAAGCTCGCCCATTCCCTCCCGGAGCATTTCCGGAATCCGGGCGAATACGCCGTCCATCATGGCGGCAGATTCTTTCAAAAGGCCGATCTCGTATGCCGACTTTACAGCCCGCAATTCCCTGATCTGGAGCGAACAGTCCACAATTTGGCCGGGGAAAATTTTTTCGTAGCGGCGAAACAGGTTGACCGGCAGCACGTCCAGTTCCATGCCCAGCACTTCAGGCATCGCCAGGCCACGGGCAGCCAAAAGCTCCGGAATTTCTTCCGGCCTGCGCAGGGGCACCACTTCCGCCGGCACCAGGGCGGGATCAATGCGCTGCTTGCTCCGGCGGATCATGAAAAGGGCACGCCCCCGGGCCGGGACGTACAGGTGGGCACTCTGGGTTGTGCCGCAAAAATAAACCAGATCCGCCCCCTGCAGGAGCAGGGCGCCATCCATGCCCTGGACGCGCAAAACCTCTTGAAAACGTTCCAGCCTGGCCGCCAGTTCCGCTAAGGGAGGATAAGACATTTTTTTGCCACCTTCCTGGCTACAAAAACACTTCGTCATTAGATACCTGATACCTCCAAGTAGGGTGAAAAAAATTTTTTATTTTCGAATACTTTATCTAGTTTTTTGGGTTAACGCTTGTAAGTTATCTCATCCCAAAGTTCTTCCAGCTCCCGCCGGCTGTCAAATAGAGCCCCCGCCACCCGGCCGTCCAGCGCTCCCTCCTGCACCTGGTTGCCGATAATGCGTTCGATATGGTGCCAGGGCAGGCCGGGGCGGTAAGGCCGGTCCTCTTTTAAAGCCGTAAACATATCACTTACTGCCATAATCCGTGATCCCAAACATAGCTGGGAATCTGCCAGCCGGAAAGGATAGCCCTGACCGTTTAGTTTTTCGTGATGGTAGGCCGCCCACCGGGCCAGGGACAGCCGGTCATCGAAGGGCTTGAGCAGCCAGTAAGTATAATAAGTATGCTGCTTGATCCGGTTAAATTCCTTTTCGGTCAAACGCCCGGGTTTTTCTAAAATGTCCTCGGGCACGGTTAACTTGCCCAGGTCATGCAGCAAGCCCGCCATTTCCATCAGCAGGCACTCCCCCTCACCCATCCCCATGTGACGGGCCACCGCGGCCACTCCCCGGGAATGGCGGTGGGTAAAGGGGCTTTTAGCGTCAATTACCCGGGCAAAAAGCCGGGCCACGGGCATCAGTTAGGTCAGATCGACAATAAAAATTTGTCTTCCCACCAGGCCCAGTAAATTTTCGGTCAGACAGGGGGCCGTAATATCCAACCAGAAGCTTTCCGCCCTGGCCAGGCGCATGAAAATCTCCACCAGGTCGGGGTCAAAAAATCTTCCCGATAACAATTGAATCTGCTTGATAATGGGCTCTCTTTGATCCAGGATGTATTCCCGGTCGGTCAACAAAACATCCAGCCGGTCGGCCAGGTGAATAATCCGGGCCGCCAGGGGGATGCTGGCCCCCGCCTTGCCGGAAGGGTTGTCTCCCCGCCAGCGATCGTGGTGGGAGAGAATGATTTCGGCGGCGGGGGCTAAAATGTCCACATCGGAAACAAATTGATAGCCCCGCCAGCAGTGTTCCCAGGGATCCCGGATATCGAAGGCCTCCAGGGCATCCTTTTCGGGCCAGGTAACCGCTCCGGCATCGTGGATAATTGCCGCTTTAAAGAGATCCAAACGCTCCTCAAAAGATATCCCCGCGGCCTCACCAATGCGCAGGGCAACCAGGGCCACCCGCTGGTGATGGCGCATTAAACCCCGGCGGGAGAAATCCAGGGCCAGGGACAGGTTGACGAGCAGCCGGGCCAGGTCTATTACGGGCATGCCAGGTTCCCTCCTGATTCACTGACAACATCAGTGGCCATTCGATGCAACCAAGCTGGGTGAGCGGGGACCCAGCACTCACTGGGATACCAGGTCTTCTTAAAACCAGATGTGTCAATTAAACTTGAAACACCAGGAGCGGAGTCACGTTTTAGTGAGTGCTGGACCGCATCCAGCAGGGTTCACTGAATATTTACTTTCGCCGGGTTAAAAGTTCCTGCACCACCCGTTTCATTTCCTCCGGTGCCACGGTCAGGGTATGGCGCACCGGTTTTTTATCCAGGTCCTTTAACCCTTTGGGTATGGGCAGCCCGGTGGCCCGGGACAGGATCTCGAGCAGCTCGAATTCCCCTTTTCCCCGTACCGCATCTTCCCCCAGGATGGCCGTGGCCACGCTTTGATTGAACTTAAAGGGACTGGCCGTGGAGGCAATCACCGTCTTACCGGTATCCCCGGTAGCCTCGACGTAGCGGTCATAAACATACTTGCCCACGGCGGTATGAGTGTCCATCAGGTAACCATACTGCCGGTAAGTATTGCGGATGGTCTCCATGGTGGCCGGGTCACCGGCAAAATCGGACCAGAAAACGGTCTGGATCTCTTCCAGCGTTTCACCGTCCACCCGGTAGCGCCCTGTAGTTTGCAGCGCCCCCATCCACTCCCGCACCCGCGCGGCATCACCACCGGTAACCTCATAAAGCAGACGCTCCAGGTTGCTGGAAATAAGGATATCCATGGAAGGGGAGATGGTGCGATAAAATTCCCTGGTGCGGTCATAGGTGCCCGTACGGATAAAGTCCGTCAAAACATTGTTGCGGTTGGCCGCACAGATAAGCCGTTTGACCGGCAGCCCCATCCGCCGGGCATAAAAGGCGGCCAGGATATTGCCGAAGTTACCTGTAGGCACAACGAAGTTCACGGTTTCGCCGGAAGCGATCTCCCCTCTGGCCAGCAAATCCGCATAGGCTGAAAAATAATAAACAATTTGGGGCACCAGTCGCCCCCAGTTAATGGAATTGGCTGAAGAAAAGCGGTAGCCCCGGCGGTCAATGGCCGTATTTACCGCGGGGTCGGTGAAAATTGCCTTCACCCCGCTCTGGGTCTGGTCAAAGTTCCCCTCCACCGCCACCACGTGGACATTGCAGCCCTCCTGGGTTATCATCTGCAGGCGCTGTACTTCACTGACCCCCCGGGCCGGGAAAAAGACAATGATACGGGTGCCGGGCACATCCCGGAAACCTTCCAGGGCGGCCTTACCCGTATCGCCGGAGGTGGCCACCAGGATGGCAATTTCCCTATCTTCACCCGTCTTTTTTACCGCCCGGGGCAAAAGCCGGGGCAGTATTTGCAGGGCCATATCCTTGAAGGCGCAGGTGGGACCGTGCCACAGCTCGAGCACGTACAGGTGTTCATCCAGTTTTTGCAGCGGGGCAACTTCCGGCACGTCAAACTTTTCCCGGTCGTAGGCTCCCTGTACGCAATCCTTGATCTCGCCGGAGGTGAAGTCAGTTAGAAACAATTGCAGTATGCTTGCCGCCCGTTCCTGATAACTCATTCCGGCCATCAAGGCCAGCTCGCCGGCAGTCAC
This sequence is a window from Desulfofundulus luciae. Protein-coding genes within it:
- a CDS encoding LytR/AlgR family response regulator transcription factor, which produces MTGSVLKIVIADDDEPICNLLSDILGTFEGVAVVGKASNGRNLLKLVKDTGPDAVFLDIQMPGLDGLSAVHQLQRQHPGVFIVFITAYPQYAAEAFNLDAVDYLIKPLNRERIGRTLDKLKRFKEMRTAGGKDHRPYPGPGGSSKSGPDCRTKLTIKSGHGIIVIDTDSIFFVEKVGKKCVIHTDSGLYETSEGLSLLEGRLDPARFFRCHKSFIINIDRVEKVLPYADRAYEVTFRNYPARVTMRREKFEAFCLMIQK
- a CDS encoding HD-GYP domain-containing protein; this translates as MPVARLFARVIDAKSPFTHRHSRGVAAVARHMGMGEGECLLMEMAGLLHDLGKLTVPEDILEKPGRLTEKEFNRIKQHTYYTYWLLKPFDDRLSLARWAAYHHEKLNGQGYPFRLADSQLCLGSRIMAVSDMFTALKEDRPYRPGLPWHHIERIIGNQVQEGALDGRVAGALFDSRRELEELWDEITYKR
- a CDS encoding Spo0B domain-containing protein, which encodes MSGLNPLFIHLILHLYHGLIVVGVALALGLILNGYDIKENWQKFVIATLILGIAFELFYYFPQLLRIVLLVITFLAFFKFYFGFSIARTFFVGFTLYFIFLMGEVTFSIVLVFVFRIPMSVYYASPLIRLVFPLYNIPFVILAYLGHRRRWTIFRISDQVKMPFQMVLPLLIQVTLLSFTLSELIVFARPRPSTLVQEAVTIFTLLVSTLLSFFYIWRILRFAEREAVTSAQEKLAEEMRREIDALRGQRHDFINHVQIITALLSEGRKEELAKYVKALKEDYRPGGSTPQGN
- a CDS encoding sensor histidine kinase yields the protein MKKSKYSVVLLAFFQLVLLVAIFVLYLLQHPVQPAQTSKHLLVLGSFAGSIALNFFIVARMVKVYEKEALLSAREAMAQSFVSLAGSIKVQNQDFNLYIEEITNLVQQERWEDLSSYLENVCAKITFLNNVLKVDNAIVGALLKAKVSEADVKRIRLDIDISASLAGLGSKAVDLARIIGNLVDNAFDAVLPLEESERIVSVKIHRSGPLLELEVSNRGPAIVPETLEKIFEPGYTTKGEGHSGLGLHIVKTLAEKLMGTVRVFTDETNGTRFVVMWPGV
- a CDS encoding M24 family metallopeptidase, producing the protein MSYPPLAELAARLERFQEVLRVQGMDGALLLQGADLVYFCGTTQSAHLYVPARGRALFMIRRSKQRIDPALVPAEVVPLRRPEEIPELLAARGLAMPEVLGMELDVLPVNLFRRYEKIFPGQIVDCSLQIRELRAVKSAYEIGLLKESAAMMDGVFARIPEMLREGMGELELAARVEAAARCAGHMGLIRVRGFNQEFFWGCLLAGPSGGVPSYFDSPLGGPGFTPAFPFGVGKHPIVPGDPVMVDYVGVVNGYQVDMTRVFALGYLPEDLFKAHETAVGIQNALVAAARPGVTGGELYELALEMATGAGLAEHFMGCGDQVRFVGHGIGLELNELPVLARGVKEKLQAGMVVAIEPKFIFPGRGAVGIENTFVVGEQGLERLTTFPDEVVIV
- a CDS encoding HD-GYP domain-containing protein; the encoded protein is MPVIDLARLLVNLSLALDFSRRGLMRHHQRVALVALRIGEAAGISFEERLDLFKAAIIHDAGAVTWPEKDALEAFDIRDPWEHCWRGYQFVSDVDILAPAAEIILSHHDRWRGDNPSGKAGASIPLAARIIHLADRLDVLLTDREYILDQREPIIKQIQLLSGRFFDPDLVEIFMRLARAESFWLDITAPCLTENLLGLVGRQIFIVDLT
- a CDS encoding Spo0B domain-containing protein gives rise to the protein MGTGLAATLLHYGLFLYNFIIENVVFLALALTLNGYDIKQNWRRVLLVGTIFGIAGVVFFHLPQTFRITLLWVFFFWTIKFFFGFTIQKSVLVTFSVLTVALLAESTAFFILVYLIGVTPASYFASFKIRVICPLAYVIPLAILIYVSYRRRWRIFKETGRLNIPVGTFLPLLMQMFLIYIAVNEFFSAARFDASTQKLMALIFALLTISLFLSLFLTWRVLRFAEREAVVAAQEKLAEEMRWEIDILRGQRHDFINHVQIITALLSEGRKEELARYVKALKEGLLT
- the thrC gene encoding threonine synthase, giving the protein MLYQSTRGNSQPVSAAGAIKLGIAPDGGLFVPDRPVYVTAGELALMAGMSYQERAASILQLFLTDFTSGEIKDCVQGAYDREKFDVPEVAPLQKLDEHLYVLELWHGPTCAFKDMALQILPRLLPRAVKKTGEDREIAILVATSGDTGKAALEGFRDVPGTRIIVFFPARGVSEVQRLQMITQEGCNVHVVAVEGNFDQTQSGVKAIFTDPAVNTAIDRRGYRFSSANSINWGRLVPQIVYYFSAYADLLARGEIASGETVNFVVPTGNFGNILAAFYARRMGLPVKRLICAANRNNVLTDFIRTGTYDRTREFYRTISPSMDILISSNLERLLYEVTGGDAARVREWMGALQTTGRYRVDGETLEEIQTVFWSDFAGDPATMETIRNTYRQYGYLMDTHTAVGKYVYDRYVEATGDTGKTVIASTASPFKFNQSVATAILGEDAVRGKGEFELLEILSRATGLPIPKGLKDLDKKPVRHTLTVAPEEMKRVVQELLTRRK